The genomic region CTAGAGGAACACAAGTCATGGAGAAATAAACAGAGCAGCTATCCGAGGGTGTTCTTCGCTCACATCTGCCAATGCTTTCTGCCTCAGAGCTGGACCAAAATTTGCAGGTGAAGAACTCTTGCCAGGGCTGGACCGCTCAAGGGGAGCGGGGAGTGTCTAGCAGTCCTGCCAGCCACCTCCTCGGTGACCTTATCCCAGGCCTATGGGGCCTCTCCCTCGACTTGTACAGGCCCTGGGCTGCTCCACAGTGCGttcggccgccgccgccgcctcccccctcttcctctcacaccttttcctcacagctttctggttttctggCATTTTACCCTTCTTTAAGCGCATTTTCCCCAGGGCGCCATCACTGAGGGGCTCTGCTGGGCCttgcgggggggggcgggaagggtAGCTGCTGAGGAGCGGAGGAGCCCCCTCGGCCAACACCCGCCCCGGACACGGGCGCAACGCCGCGTCCCCCGTGCACGCGGCCATGCCGCACCCCTCCCCTCACCAGCCAGCCCCGCGCCTGCGCGGTGGGagcggcggccgccggcggggcggggcggagcaGCGGCGTCGCCATGGCGGGGCTGGCGGAGGCGTGAGTGAGTGAGCACGGGTGGCGGGGCCGGCTGGCCGGGAGggagccgcgccgcgccgcgccgcgccgcgccccggggCGAGCGGAGGGCCGGAGCACGCAGGCCCGTGTGTGAGGGGGCGGGAGGGCGCTCCCTAGGCCGCGCCGGTGCCGCGGCGGCGTTCACCCGCCCTCCCGTGGGGTCCCCGCCCGTTCGCCCTCCCCCGCGCAGGCGGAAAGCTTCTCCATTGCACCACATCTCAGCGCCTGCTGACTAAAGGCAGGGAAGAGTTAATCCGGTTGTGTTCAGGAAGACGGGGTAGGGGGTTTGGGTGCGCAGGCGGCGGCTCCCCCGTCCCCCTCAtcctcccagcctcccctctGCCGCCGTGGAGACCCCCGTCTCCTCAGAGGATCACCCgctccctgctgctttcctcccaGGCGGGGTTTTAGCTTTCGTGTAGCTGCAGTTGAGGCCTTTCTGGCACCGGGAAGATTGGAGTAATCGTCCTGTGTTTGTGCAGTATTTGCCACCTACAGCTTCGTGCCTGCTGATAGGAGCcagaaagatttttcattttttggcaATGCCAACGCCCTGATCTCTGTTTCATCACAGCCGACAGTTCCTTTTCCCCTACGCTGATCTGTTCTTCATGTGTATTTGCGCCTGCGGTTTTGCTTTCCTCCGTTTTTATAACACCTTGTCTTACCCATTTTTGGCAATATGCCGTAATCACCTTGAATTTAAATTCCCCCCCCCTCACGCCTTCTGTACGCCTCTGGAATTTGCATCATCAGCAGATTACATATGTGTCAAAACCTTGTTTAAATCAACTTCATCAATtggtttgctttctcttcttcattACGCtatcaaaaaaggaaaaatataatcaaTTTGCTCCCCATAAGCCACCACTGACTGTTCTTTAATCGTCTGGATGATGTCACGTGAGTGCTTGTAGATTTATTGTGTTGTACATTGCTGTGGTTTCTTTCCTGGTATTGGAGCTGGGGGGCACACTCTAATTCCCTGGATCTTCCatcttgccttttaaaaactgattttaaattgCCCTTGTCCAGTCTCTGGCACCTCCTTCATCATCCAGGAGCTAACAAAGATACGTGCAAATGAttcaggttgcccagagaggtgtgggatctccatctttggaggttttcaagatgcagTTGGATATAGCCCTGAGCAACATGGTGGGTCCCCTTAGCTGTGcgtgctttgagcaggaggttggatgAGAAACctcttgaggtcccttcccaccttaGTTACTGTATTTAGCTTCTCTGAACCCTCCTTACTCTGTTCCTTCTTAGGCCTCAGTAGCAATGGGGAAAAGATTTATGCAGCTTCATGTCTTAAAATTAGCTGTAAATCTCAATGATGCGCTGAAGGAGGATGGATATATACCTCCTGAACCATTGGGAAAGTAGCTTGTGGTCTTGTAGGCATCCAGCAGTCATGGAGGCATTTGGTGGTTAGGACAAGCAACAAGGAAGAGAGGGATTTTTCTGCTAGGTCCAGATTTGCAGGTGAATCCCAGATTTTTGAATGCAGGATTCTACATTGTCCTACTGGaacaaatgaaagcatttaaCTGCAAATTTCCTTGGGTTAGTTGAGATAGATTTGAGCACTGAAGATAGTAGCTGGGATCTCAGTCCAGGTGCTGAAGGAGCTACAGGCATAAATCTTTCCACTTGCCAGCAGTAGTCTGTCACTccttgtgtgtggttttttttaacaggctGTTCGTTGCAGCGAGTTACTGCTTACTTTGACTATCATGCCCAACTTTCTTATCACAGGTCTAAACCGACTAACAGTTTTTAACTAACGCTCAAGTCAAGTTTACTCCTGTAAGTCCCTTATCAAATAACCATCATACTCTTACATCCCTTTAGCaggtttagaaaataaaatgtatcttttcttttctattggATATAGGAGCGATATGGGAACCACCCGTTCTGTGTGAAGGACAAGAAGTAAAACGTTCAATAcagtgaagaaacaaaacatctgATAAATGGAAGCCATGAAGATATCAAAGCGGTTCTTCGCTTTTGGGATTTTGGCATGCATAGCTATTTATGTTGCTTACATAAAATGGCACTTGGATTCCAAACCAGTCGTGGGAGCAACAGAAGGAGTGGCTGAAAGCAGGGGAGACAAACTGAACCATCAGGCACTGACCACAGATCTCTCAGTCTTTTATGGAATTATGTTTGATGCAGGAAGCACAGGAACTCGcatccatatttttaaatttacacaGCAGCCAAAAGGTATGGCCTGCTCATTGCAGGATAAATTAATTCTTCCATAACATATGGAGCAGATTTTTGATGATTCTTTTCTAGGGATTACTCGAACAAGCATGCTTCAGCTCTTTCTAGAGAGCCATCAAGACGTATATTATGATTGGAGTGTGTGGGTTTGGATGAAATTATGAAAACATTCAACAGAGAAAATGCTGTAATGTCAGAATGTGAACTAAATAGCAGCTCTACCTTTAGAACAGTGCCTTGAAGAAGAGCAGTTTTTTATCACGCTGCTTGGTAGAAAAGAGGTTTATAAATTCTAACTTCCTTATTCCCCCAGGTTTTCACCTGCAGGTTGTTGGCTGTCTCCAGTTCCTGGCAGGGAACTGCttctctctgcattttctgGTTTAATGCCTCTTTGGCTTCAGTGTTGCATTTAAATTGCAAAACTTCACTGTTTGATTAAAATTGCTGTGTATTGCATCTGGACAGAAAGTATTGCTAAGAAGCGAGACAGAAGTGCGCATAAAAGCTTCAGTTTTCCTCTGGAGTCATAAGCTTCATTTGTTCAGGTCTTGTCAGCTCCTCTTTGTGAAACTCTTAAAGATGAAAGAACCTGTGTGGATGCTGTTAGTAGGTGATGTGAGGATGCTTTTAAGGATTAGCAGTGTAGTATATGGTGTGATTGGCCTGTGGAGAGCACCTTAGATTTGCAGAATGGGCTAGTGTAAGGCTTAGCCACCAAAGGCGATAAACTATAGTCCATGGATTTCCTTCTTTCAGTATATTCCCAGATCTTTGCTTCTTCCTTGCCTGCTTCTCTTCATACACAATTTCAGAATATATTGCAGGAAACTATGGAGTGTAGTTGGGTATAGGAGGAGAATGTTGTCAACCTCATGTTATCTTGCCTGCAGGTTCACATAGTTGTCTGTACTGTGGGTTTCCAAGATACTTAGGTCTGGCTTCCTCTGCTGCCATTGAAAATGGTGGTAAAGCTCCCACTGAGTTTTGCTGGTGTCAAGTTTGGCCAGAACAGAGCATGCTGAAATGTGGGGTCTTTGTTACCAGTGCAGTTTGGAAAACTGCACATGGCAGGTGGAAGGGCTGAAAGAAAACTTTCACCCATCTGGTGATTGTCTGATGTGCATGAAGAATTTGTGCACAGTGGACACCAGCACCTGAAAAACAGTCACAgcttctaaaaattattttcttgggaGCTAATTCCACAGCAAGGGCTATATTTAAAGGTCAGGTGGCTGTTGATAGTTCTAGACAGAGGCTTCAGTTGACTTCAGTTAGCACATAATGATGtcatttgtaaaatgtttttttttgtgtgtacgCAAAATGATTTGTACCGCTGCTTATTTTGGAATACTGCTTTTGAACAGAGACTCCCAAATTAACCCATGAGACGTTTAAAGCACTGAAGCCAGGTCTATCCGCATATGCTGATGATGTCGAAAAggtaattttgtttctgatacTGTAAAAGTATGTGCCCCAAAACCTCCTGTTCTTGATATGTCCTGCAAATCACATCTTGCTGAGGTACAGTATGCTGAACTGTCTCAGTTCAGGGAAGCGTCTCCAAATGATACAAGCCCACAGTAAAAGTTAGTCAACATGCAGAGGAGCAAGGAACAGAACACATCTAGTTCCGCTTGGTGACGTTGTTAATCAAGCACAGTGGATGTTTTTCCTATCTCTCCCTTAAGAATTTTGATGCACTTAAGAAAATTATGGAAGAGCTATGTTGGATTGGAGCACAGCCTTCCCCAAAAGTGACTAGAATTGGATTCTCAGGACAATAGCCTAAAAAACAGGCCAAGTACTAAGTGACTTCTCTCCTGTCTCCCTTACTTCTGGCTTGCAGGGATTTAGGGACTTCCTGAGCCAGATTTACACCCAGCTCATAGTATTTTACTGGCTCCAGAGGCATTTTTTATCCAAGGATTTGTAATACTGCCTTTTGAACCTTTTGTAGTCAAAAGATTCAGTAGCAGAGTTTTGTGTCACTGTTTGAACAAGTGActtttcctgtgtgtttttGACCTGTTGCTGGATAATCCCCATTATATCCACCAGGTCTCAGGCTGTAGGAGACAGAGAGTCCTCCACCTTCTCCTGACCCCTTGTGATATTCACTTGTCTCTGCTCTGATCACCATTTTACCCTTCCAAGAAAGGCAAATCCAAAGAGTTTCTaagatgcctttttttattctttctctgttCACAGAGTGGCCAGGGAATAAAAGAGCTTCTGGAAGTGGCAAAGAAGGAAGTTCCTGTGGAGCTGTGGAAGTTTACTCCTCTGGTCCTGAAAGCCACAGCTGGCTTACGGTTGCTGCCAGGAGAGAAGGCTCAGAAGTTGCTGGATAAGGTACTATTCCTTGTCCTTCagtttgctttccagaaatttTATAGCAAAATTTGTTCCCTTCCGTGTAACACACTTGTTTATCTTCATGTACATGAGCCATTCCTGTCATTTAACCCTGAAAGCAGTGCAGAGCCACTTGATCTCAGATAGGGCTGAGGGGAGAAATTGTGTGAGTACAAGCACAGAGGAACGATGACAGCCTCCGAATAAGCCTGGAGGTGACGTATAGCATAACAAGTGTGATGAGATACTTGTAACAGTCACCACAGGCTTGTTCTTACTGGGTGTATGTGTTGGCAGTTTTGACCAGGATGCTGCTATTTTGAGAAAATCTCTCTGCTATTTGATTGGTCATGTTATCAGCCTGCTGCTGCAAGGTTGCTCCTTTATATTGATTGGAAAGAATGTAAATTGTATTTATAggcatgtaaaatatatttaatattttaaaatcctataaaaataaacaaaatattatgtTCTAGACCTTATAGCTGCAGGATAAGTTTATTAAGTGTGCACTAAGTGCACTCTTTTTCTAAGCAATAATTGGAAGGAAGAACTGTGGTGCAGTTGAAACCAATGTCTATATTGttctctgctgcctgcaagcTGGCCTGTTCTTTTCCACACTGACTTTCAGCTGGAACTGCTGCAGTTGTTACTTTAGAGGACTCTGGAAACCTAGGGCTTTGCTACCTCATGTAGGATGTAGTGTAGAGGACCTCTAACAGCTACCATGTTCCTGTTGAAAATGCCGTTCCCTGGGACATTCCTGAAAGGCAGGTGTCCATCTCCTGCCTCTCCCGTGCATATATAATACCCTGTGGCTTGCCAGTTGCAGCAAAGTAAATTGGGTCCCTTCCATATCCATGCCCATCCCTTTTTAATGGCATTTCTGTGCAGTCTTCATGCTTGAAAACCcacacctccatccctgcctctgcaccaaactGCAGAGCCAGCATGTACATCACTGACCTTTTATAGCAGGGCGTAGGTTGATGCTTCTTGGGCATGTGAACTTCAAACGAAGTGGTGAGCAGCAGTCAGGATCTGGCCCAAGAAGAGGAGCAGTTGTGTAAAActggagttttaaaaaaatttgctttcccgctgaaaaaagatttctctgaGTGTAGCTTTTATTTGAACTGCAGGTAAAGGAGATTTTTCAGGCGTCCCCCTTCTTCGTGAGGGACAACTGCGTGTCGATAATGAATGGAACGGATGAAGGTAGGCTAACTCGGGGAGACCCTTTCTGCAATCCTGGAGATTCTTGCTGCACTGTGACATGTCCCCACTCACTGTAGCAATAACCCACAAGCAGTGGATTTGACATGGTTTTATGCTGCCTCAGGCAGTGCCTGCCAAAGAGATGTTTTGCTATGTTTTCCAATTTGAAGTCCTGAACTCTTGTCCTGATTCTCAAAGCTCTGAGTGTGGGCAGTTCCTGTGGGGTCACCAGGAAGCCACTGGGTATTCAGCACTTCTGGAAAGGTTTCTGAACATCTGCTTGTTGAGATGGTCTTCAATAACTGGTTTTGCACACCCTGCTCTTGACAGTGCTCATCAGAGCTTTCTGGAAGTATTTGGTCATAATATTAATTATAACTGATCTGATGAGTGTGACTGTGAATTCAGTCTGAAAGAATGTTtcatagagaagaaaatacatgctGAAGGAAGTTGATGCTCGGCAAAAACCGCTGAGGACAGAACCCAGAATTAGccttgatttaaaataatttgaagacACATGTCTAAATTCTAACTAATTCCAACTGAGTgttgaaatgtgttttaaatctgCTTAGAAACCAAACTTTAAAATAGATTGAGCTGTTTGGAGCTGTTTGAGTTTCTTTTTTACTGCTTAATGGAAGAAAGACATTGTAattctctctgttttgttttaaagtcatTAACAGCAGTGACAGCCTTGGTTCAGCCAAGGGTTGAACTGGACCACGTTCCCTAGTGTGCCTTCAGTTTTAACCACATGgataaatatttgaatttgTTAATATAAGGCCCAGTAATTAATCTAATTTATGGAGAGAAGGTTTATATTACAACAAGAGAACAGAAACAGTGTGGCCCACAAAAATACTTagaggaaaataggaaaaattaGAACACGGAAAAGATGAAAATTCTTAGTATTCAGAAGGAAAGTTGAGTGCCTGACATCAAAGAAAAGCTTACCAGTGGATGTTTTCCTAGAAAATGAACAATGTGAGTGTCAGTCATTTCCTTGTCTTTTAACTAAGGACTGAAGCCTTCGTGACTTCTCGCCTAAGTTTTTGATCTGTGAAATACAGAGTTCTCCGGGTATTTCATATATGGGGCTTCTCTTCCAAATATCGCATAAGCTCCAGTATAGAAGGTCATTCTCTTTGTTCAAGGCATCCTATCTTGGTTTTTGACAGCTGTTGACTGTTGTGGGAACACTGGCTTTGGGGCAAGGTGGGTCAGGggagctcagcagagctggtCCTGTTCACCCTTCTTGAAGGTCCTTCCTGCTTAACTCTCAGCTATACATCCTTTGGGGGCTTTGTATTGAAAGTCCTCTGACTGTGAAAGGGGGCAAGGGAGCTTGTGGCAGATGGCCTCTGGTGTCTCTGTCTTTGTTGGATGATAAGTTCTGGTTTGATGATTATTTTGGTTAGAAAATGCAGTTAAACTGTATGAGAAAACTTAAAATTGCCTCCAGCTAAACAGATCCTAAAGCAGGAAGACCTTGCAATGTGGCTCACCTTATTTGTTACTGTTGTTAGATAAAATGAAGTGGTATGATCTAACAGCGTGTATTCTGAATCTTTTCCTTATTAGGTATTTCAGCCTGGATCACAATAAATTTTTTAACAGGTATGTGTACATGAGCATGTGCATAAAGATATGACCAACACTGTGAAAATCATGCTGTTTTCTACCCCTGCATGGGATTTGCTCATTCATTGGTGTGAAGTGGGAGAAAGAAGGATCTGGGAATAAGTCAGCTGTTGTTTTTGGCCTGGCCTGTTTAAGTCATTAGGATTCTGGCCATTTACTTGACAGAGAAAGGAGTTAAATCCCTTTTCCTAGATGTTTAATGTAGCCTTTCTTTCAATTCCCTGTAGGGTACCAGagcattttattcctttttagaGTCTGCCACTAGCTCTGGCTAAATTTTTAATGTGGATATTCTAGACGTGCTTGGCAGCtgcacagaatgaaagaaagtGCTATGCTACTTCCTTACAGATTTGTAACACAGAAATACCACAAGTGTTTACACTGCTGAGTTAGAAAAGGGTAGTTGAGGAGTAAAGTAAAAACTAAGCTGAAGCCCTCTCTGACAGTAAGTAAAGCAGTCTGCTGCCCGAGCGCTCTGTTCAGCACACTCAGTCTGTGGAGCAATCTGACAAGTGCTCTAAATCTTTTAATGCTCATAGGAAATATCAGAAAGGTCAGAGATCTTCAAACATCAGCTATCATGGGGTATACTGAGGTACTTGGCACAAACTAGTCTTGTCAGGAAGGTGTATTTGAGGGATCTGAGACCTGGATTTAAATGAGAAGAGAGttctgggctggcagcaggaagAATTCCAAGAGAGCTGAGTCTCTTAGGCCAGCTCTTTTCAGTCTGTCATCCCCTTGGCCATAGGAATCTGCAAAATATCACTAAGGGATATGGGAGATGTGGCCAAGAAAACCACATTCCTCTGTGTTACGAAGTGGTTACCAGAGTAGAGTTTGCAAAAGGGTCCTTGCATCCACTGAAGAATGTTTAGGAATCAAATAACCAAAGCTGCTGTAACTAGGGCATGAACATCCACCAGAGAAGTAAGAGAAACACTGTTACTTGAAGATTTTCAGGTCACCCTGATAAAGCTAAAATAAGTGCCTGGTAGATGACGGTATAATTTAGTGCTGGCTGGAAGCTGACAGGTGGAGTTTGATTGTCCTCTTTCTTTACCACtgttcttctggttttgttcctaGTCAGTTTCTTACAGCACCCACCATGGCTTTCTCTGTTCTGTCACACATTTCAGGTAGCCTAGATGATCCACAGAAGAGAAGTGTAGGGATGCTGGATTTGGGTGGTGGATCAACACAGATCACCTTCCTTCCACGCACCGAGGTAATGTGAACATGCACACTGTTGGGAAATGCTGGTGCAGAAATCAGTAACTGCTCAGGTTTGTTTCCCTTGGAAACAGACCAAGAGTTTGTCAGTGTAACATGAAGCCATGCTTCTGACAGAAAAACCCAGGTCACGTGATCACATCTGCCTTGTGATAGTCGATCATGGAGACATTCACAACTCTTTGTCGGTCCTCTTACTCCACTCCATGGGTTGGTGGTGCATGTGGTGAATCTGCCAGGGCTGCTTTAGCTTGGGGAAAGCACAGCATTTGCCTGAGTGTCTTAATCCTTGACTCTGTGCTGCTTGTAATGGAGAACTCAAAGGCAATGCTGTTAATGAATTCAAGTCCAACATTTGGCCTATATTGGGTTTTAAGAAGAATAAGATGCCTTCTCGATCcttgtttctggttttcctgaGTTCACTCAGTTGCAGATGAATGCTAAGGAGCAACTGTTGTTATGCAGCAAAAAACACATGCTGATGTTTGTCATCACATCTTCCTGTTGCGGCATTTTTATAGGTGTTCTGTGAGCTGGAAGCCCTGTAGGTGTGGATTCATAAGGCTCTCTCCTGAGCAGAGATACTGTTCACAGTAAAGCTGCACAAAAGCAGAGGGTTGGGATGCTGTATCTAGTGTCCCAGCCTGGGCTAATCAAGACATTGTGTTCTTACAGCAGAATGACAGGGGATGTGAAGAGTCTGGGATGTGGAAATTCTGGACTTAGAGATGGTGTTAAGATATGAGCAGCATGAATAGCATCATGACCTGAGCTTTGCTCCCCACAAACACGCTAGCTGTGCTGGTGCACTTGGGGAAGAGGTTGCAAAGTGCTTTAGATAACTACCCTTTCATTTCTTCAGACCACAGACAGGTCCTCGCTCTGTTCCTTGGCAAGCACAGTGATGTGCTTTTGCTCTGGCTTGTGGAAGTTCACAGCTGAATTCACTGAGTAGGAAGTTAATATGTGCCTGGCTTTCATATTATTTTGCACGCAGTTTTCCCCAGTAGGGATCATGTGAAGAGGCAGTTGCTGTAGCCTCTTAACAAAAGCAGTTAAAAGCTGCAATAAGgattcctttttaattaaaataattcttttatgCATCAGTTTGGTGTGGatacaaatataaatttaaCCAGTTTAGGCTCTGTCATGTGAAGACACTATTATAGCTCCAGATTTTGTGGTTGTCTTGTGtatcaaatcaaaatatttgcaaattcaTCATTTCTCTCTGAACCATGCTAGGattgtttcacatttttcctaatgttttgAAAGATTGTGTTGTTGATGTTTGCTGATGCTGGCAGAAACCTTGCAGTGatatctttttctccctccaggCAACTCTCCAGACATCACCAGCTGGCCATACAGCTTCATTTCAGATGTTTAACAACACCTACAAGCTGTATTCGTACAGGTTAGTTGTGGGAAAGAGAGCATGCTGTACAAATAGCTTTCTATGAAGCCAGTGAGGTCTAGGTGTTTTGCTGAAGTGGGATCCTTGCAAATGAGTactgggaagaagcagagaaaccTGAGCCATGTCATTGTGGTGGATTAACCTTGGCTGCTCACCAAGTGCCCACCAAGTTGCTCCATCATTCCTCTTCCATCAACAGGACGGGGAAGAAACGATGACAAAAAAGCTTGTGCGTCAAtataaggacagggagctcaCTTAGTGGTTACcatcacgggcaaaacagactcgatTTAGAGAAGCTAATTTAATTCATTGCCAATTAAATGGTaggataatgaaaaataaggacAAAATCAAAACCACCTTCCCCACCTGTCCCTCCTTCCTAGGCTCAACCTCGGTCCCGATTCTTCTACCTCCTCACCACCGAGCAGCGCAGAAGT from Phalacrocorax carbo chromosome 3, bPhaCar2.1, whole genome shotgun sequence harbors:
- the ENTPD6 gene encoding ectonucleoside triphosphate diphosphohydrolase 6, whose protein sequence is MEAMKISKRFFAFGILACIAIYVAYIKWHLDSKPVVGATEGVAESRGDKLNHQALTTDLSVFYGIMFDAGSTGTRIHIFKFTQQPKETPKLTHETFKALKPGLSAYADDVEKSGQGIKELLEVAKKEVPVELWKFTPLVLKATAGLRLLPGEKAQKLLDKVKEIFQASPFFVRDNCVSIMNGTDEGISAWITINFLTGSLDDPQKRSVGMLDLGGGSTQITFLPRTEATLQTSPAGHTASFQMFNNTYKLYSYSYLGLGLMSARLAILGGVEGKPLGEGEELISPCLPPGFKSEWQHAEIVYKIKGQKAGEHLYESCSRKVAKMLYRKVHKAEEVKDLDFYTFSYYYDRAAEVGLIDKEKGGSLTVGDFEIAAKYVCKTMEISPGSSPFLCMDLTYITFLLQELGFPKSQVFKLARKIDNVETSWALGATFHYIDSLNRLQY